Within Metabacillus sp. KUDC1714, the genomic segment TCAAGTTGATAGACAGCATCAATGGTGTCTTTTCGGTCTTTATCTGCTTTTTCAATATGGTCCTCAAAGCTATTAGTTGAATAGGGATTAAGGGGTATGAGGTCATCAATTCCATTAAATATCCTTTGTAGCTCATCCTGCTGACTTGCGACCATATCCTTTTGGTTTCTTATGTGATGCGCCAGTTCATCTTCAAGAAATGGAAGGTGGACTACTGTATTTCCCGATAGGTCTTTATCTTCTGTACTTCCTTGAATTCCATTAAAAAAAACGATGTGTCGATCTGTAAGACGGAGCCAGGCTTCTATAACATCGATTTGGGCTTGGTAAAAGTTCTTGATGGCATCAGCTCCCTTGCCTTGGAACTGGTCATCTAGATTGACGATGTCATTGCATTTTCGTTTTACCTGTTCAAGCTGCTCTCTTAGATTTTTATATCCTTGTGATCGATCTTTCATTGTATGTATAAATGATTTTGTATCCAATACTTTCAAAACGTCCTTTGCACCTCCTTTTGCTTTCTCTATTCCAAGATTATCCTGTATATTTAAACTCCAATAAAACGTTAAAGTTCTTACTACAAATCCAAGAAAATAAAGTCTGTTTCCTAGTACCTTGGAAACAGACTCATAATATCATTATCTACCTAGTTTATTATCAATCTCAGTTGTATCTACATTCTCGCCAAATAAATCTTTTAGTTTATTTTTGGCTAGCATTTTAATTTCATCATCCACATATAAAGCTACTTGAACTAAAGCGAATATTAAAACACTTAAGTCATCAGCATATCCTACACCAACTGCTAAGTCGGGTATAATATCTAGAGGTAAAATAAAGTAACCTAAAGCCCCAACAATGGTTGCTTTAACTTTTAATGGTACATCTGGCTTTTGAAGTGTGTAATAAAGTAATAGAACCGCGTAGACTACAGAAGTTCCAGCTCTTTTAGAAAATTTTTGAACCTTAGTCCAAAACTTTTCCTCTGAAAAATGCTCTTCGTGTTGATTTATATCTTCAGCATTCAGTTTTTCTGCTTCATCTTTTAAATCAGCAACTCGTTCTTCTTCAATTTCAATTTCGCCGACTTCATCAATATTAGGTGAGGATATTTTGACTAGATCTGTTTTCTTCTTAAATAGATTTTTTAACATGAAATCACTCCAAGGATTAGTAAATTACAAATACATTTTACACCATAATTATCCATTTATCATCTTTTAATTTAAAACACTAGTATTTCAAATAAATTAATTGTAATTGCTTACATTTGTCTTTTCCTCTACTAACTTTTATAGATTATATACTTCTCCGATCAAGATACACTTTTAGATACACCTATTACACGATAATAATCTATAAACTTATTCATCTACTCACTCCAACGTATTTCCTATTAAGGCTTTAAATAGATTAGAATCTCTACTCTATTAGCTATAATATATAAAGACGTTTTACCATAAATATACATTATTTTTTAGTAATATTATTGGTAATTCACTTAATGTTAAACGTCTATAATCAAGTGCAATTGCAATGTAGTTTCGGCGGGCCCTGTCCGTTAGTTTTTTATCTATTTTTTTATAAAGTCACCTGATAATAAAGTCTATGTTGCACAGTATGTGTCAAATACAAAAAACGATCACTACAAAGTGATCGCTGTTAAAATGTATATATCGTAACCAGTATCCTTGTACTGTGCAATAGCGCTGCTTTCCATTAACAACACTTTGTCAAATAAAAGGATTATATTATGGAAAAAGACATAGAATTTCATCTATGTCACTAAGGTTTCGTAATTAAATACACAGGGTCAACTTATATATTATTTTACTAAGTAACCCTGTTGTTATTCATGAAAACATCAATGTGCCGAATATCGCTCCTCGTGATTGATTACGCGGCGAATGAAGAATGCTATAATCAAGCCAATTAATGCTATGATCATCGTAAACCAAAACACGTTTTGTGATCCTGCTGTCATCGCTTTTGCTATTTCGTTCAGCCTAGTCGGATCTGAGGAGCCGTGCAAGTATTTCTCCATACCACCCGTAAGGGTGCTAACTGCTACAGCAATTCCAATCGCGCCTGCCACCTGCTGCAGTGTGTTTAAGACTGCCGTGCCATGCGGGTATAACTCCGGCGGCAATTGATTTAGCCCGTTCGTTTGAGCTGGCATCCATACCATGCCTATCCCAACCATGAGACCGATATGCAATACCACGATAAATGCCACTGAAGAAGCAGGAGATAGTGTAGTAAAGAACCATAACATGATTGAAACGATCACGAGTCCGGGAATTACGAGCCATTTTGGCCCATATTTATCGAACAAATGCCCCATTCGCGGGGAGAGGATACCGTTCAAAGCGCTGCCCGGCAAAAGCATGAGTCCCGCAGTGAACACAGACAACCCTGCACCCGTTTGCAGAAACATCGGCAGAATAATCATACTCGACATAATAATCATCATACATGACAGTACCAGAAGCAGCCCAACGACATACATCGGATACTTGAAAACGCTAAGGTTCATCATCGGATCATTCATTAAGATTTGGCGCAGTACGAATAGCATCAGCGCGACAAGCCCAACAATGATTGAAGTGAGCACAACTAAACTGCCCCATCCTTCAGATCCTTCGCCTGCTTTACTGAAACCGAAGACAACTCCTCCAAAGCCAATTGTTGACAGTGCGACAGACAGCAGATCTACCCGGGGCTTCGTTACATCGGTGACATTTTCCAAGTACTTCAGTCCTATCAACAACCCAATAATCAGGAATGGTAACGAGAACCAGAAGATATAATGCCATGTAAAATACTCTATTAATAGACCACCTATGGTAGGACCGGTTGCTGGCGCAAACATGATAACAAGTCCGACAAACCCCATTGCCGCCCCCCGCTTCTCAGGTGGATAGATGACAAGAATGGTATTGAACAAGAGTGGGAGCAACAAGCCCATGCCTACAGCCTGTAAAACTCGTGCGAACATTAACATTTCAAAATTGAACGCAAGCGCAGCAATCAACGTACCAACGATTAGGCTGATGAGAGAACCTGTGAACATCTGCCTTGTCGTAAACATCTGCAGCAACAACCCGCTCATTGGCATTAAAATGCCTAGAGTCAACAAGAACCCAGTTGTTAACCACTGTGCGGTTGCTGCCGAAATTTGGAAAACTTCCATTAGATTAGTCATTGCAATATTGAGGGCAGTTTCGCTGAACATGCCGACGAAACCGCAGATAAGCAGCGATGCCATAATGGCACGCGTATTGTATTGATTCTTCATTTTATATCTCCTCGTAAATCAATTTTAAGTAATATCAGATTATTTTTTAGCAAATCCTTGTTTGTTTAAATACTCAAGCATAAAGGGTAGTCTGCTTCTATCAAGATGATCCTCAATGTGATCTTTCCATCCCTTTACTTTCTTAACTGTGAAAGGCGCTTTAACAGGACGATTTTGGTAATATTCACGCATCTGTTCGTCATAAGTTGCTAATTTTTCTTCATCTAGTGGTTGATACTGATTATCAAACATGACCATCGATTGAGGTAAACGTGGTTTTAGTCCAGGCTTCTCTCCAGCAGGATGTCCTATGCATAGCCCTACTAAAGGAATCACAAACTTTGGTAAATTTAATACCTCGGTTAATTCTGTAATATTAGCTCTTACTCCACCGATATAGACACCACCGAGTCCCATTGATTCTGCTGCAGTTAAAGCATTTTGAGCCATTAGCCCAGCATCGAATGTACCTATTAAAAGGTATTCAATATAGTCAAGGTTTACCTTGGGTGCAATTTCATTATTTCTGTTAAAATCTGCACAAAAAATCCAAAACTCTGCTGCTTCTTCAATATAAGGTTGATTTACAGAGAGTTGCATCACTTTTTTTCGTAGTTCTGGATCTGTAATTCTAATGATAGAAACCACTTGTAGTAGACTAAATGATGAAGTTTGATTAGCTGCCTTAAAGATTGCATCTCGTTGTTCCTCTGTCAGTGGTTGATTTGTAAAAGAACGAATGGATGTATGATTATGAAGCAATTCAAGGGTATTATTCATTTGAATCCTCTCCTCTATTAATTATTGTTATCTTTCAGCCTTCAGTATTGGTAAGGAACTCCCATATTCTCGCGCAGTGTTTTTCCTTCATATTCCCTGTGGAACAAACCGCGGTCCTGCAAAATTGGGACAACCAGCTCCACAAAATCAGCAACTCCATCATAGGCTATATCCGGAACAACCGAGAAGCCATCACATGCACCAGCCAAAAACCATTCTTCCAGGAAGTCGGCAACTTGTATAGGGGTGCCGGCAACTACTGGATGATAGTTAATGACTCCGTGGGCAAGAACGTCTCGAATGGATAGCCTTTTTTTCAGCAGCTCTAAAGCTCTGTGGGAGCGTGGATCCATTGGGTTGGCATATGCCTTTTTCAACATGTCAGTTGCTAAAGGTTGATCAATATCTACCGAGTGCACCGATAGTGGTAAACCAACCATGGAACCAAGGTATCTTACCCTACTTGGAATCTCTTCAGGATTAAAACTCATAAGCTGTCTTCGCCGTTCTAAAGCTTCTTCTTCAGTTGAACCTATGGAAAACATAAAACCTGCATACATCTTGATATCATCGGGATTTCGGCCAAAATGAGCTGCACTTTGTTGGAGCGCTTGCCTATGTTCACGAGCAGACTCAATGTCATAAGGGTTAGCATAGACACCAGAAGCGTACCTCCCCGCTAATTCCAACCCTTCCTGCCCTCCTCCTGCCTGGAAAATAACTGGCTGACCTTGCTCAGAGGGCGGTATAGGCAAAGGACCACGAGATGCATAATATTGCCCTTGAAGATTTATAGGCTGAATTTTGTCCATGTCGGCAAATTTTCCTCCTTCTGCATCTAACGTCCACGCGTCTTGTTCCCAACTCCCCCATAATGCTTGAACAATTTGTATACTTTCATGAGCCTTGTCATATCTTTCTTTGCGATTGGCAACTTGAGTGCCAAAATTTGCTGCCGCTAATGGCTCGGATGTGGTGACCGCATTCCAGCCTACACGTCCATTACTTATAACATCGAGTGCTTTGAATTGACGTGCTATGTTGTATGGATAATTAAATGTCGTTGATAGTGTAGCAACAAGACCAATATGTTTCGTTTCTCTAGCTACAGCCATTAGTGCTAACATAGGATCCATTGGGAACATAGGAGTCTGAGAACCTAAGTCGACGGTTAATGCTGGGGTATCGGCGATAAAGATCATTTGAAATTTTCCTTTTTCAGCTATTTTAGCTCGCTCTACATAACTATCCGTATTTGTGTAGGCTGCTGGGTCGGTACCAGGCATTCTCCAAGCGCTGAATTCAGCTCCGTATCCAGAAACCATTTGTAATGCTAGTTGAAGCTCTTTTCTTTTTTCCATGTATCTCTTCTCCTTTATTTTAAAATAGCTCCAAGTAACAAATGAGCCGTAGTATATTACAGTAGATTTGAAAGTCAGAAAATATTTAGCTTGCTAACTAATTTAGTGGATTTTATAACCTTTTTACGATATAGAAACTATTTATATTTAGGTTGTTAAACAAATAGTTAGCATGCTAACTATCAACATAGAGAAAACTTAGAACAAGTTTCTCTCCATGCGCTTCATTAGTTCTCTTAAGATTAAGAGTTCTTCCGGTGAGATTGAATGGAGTAATTTTGCTTGCTGCTGTTTCCATTTGAGATCAACTGGTTCCTCTAATTTTTTTCCTTTGTCCGTTAGATAAATTCGCATTACCCTTGCATCTTGTTCATCACGTTTTCGATATATGAATCCATTTAGCTCCAGCGATTTAACCATATTTGTTACCGTAGGCGGTTCGCATTTTAAATGTTCACATAGTTGCATTTGTGTTATTCCATCACCTAACCACAAACGAGCGAGTAATCTATCCTGACCTACATGAAGATTAAGTTCTCTTAGATTTTCGCTATAGTCTCTGCGCATTTTGGATGATACTTTATCTAATGACTCACGAATATCGCATCCAACCTTATCGTTCATAGATATGCCCTCCACTACTGAATTTTACTTAGCAAGCTAACTTTATCACAGTTAAAATTTAGTTGTCCATCTAACTTAAGAAACCTACTCTCATTTTATCAGGCTGAATTTATCTAGAACCTACGACAAAAGGATGGATCTATGCATCCACATCATCTGTTAAACACTGAAATGTCCGGATACTGTAAATTACACCGTTTGGCCTATCAACTTGTTGTATGGAGTAATTTTGTTACAGACTCTAGAATAAAACCAATTCTCAATTTTTAAAAGAGGGCAATAAAAGTTGCCATAGTACATTTTTTTGTACCTAATAGCTTGGTTATAAAAAAAAGCTGCCGCAATGACAGCCTCGACCTTAAACCATTTAGTTTTGAATTAGGGGTAACTGGTAACCGATGAATGTGAGAGCTTTGGTTAGTCTGCGTGCTCCCCAAACTTCTTCCCGAACTCTTCCATCAAATCAATAATAGGGATTAATTCTTCCCCTTTTGAGGTTAGTGAATACTCAACACGAGGAGGAACCTCTGGAAAAACTTTGCGATTAATTAAACCATCTGTTTCCAGTTCTCGAAGTTGCTTTGTAAGAGAACCTTGTGAAATATCCCATAAAAAGGCTTTAATTTCACTATAGCGACGCTCTTTGGTCTTTAAATACCATAGAATTACATATTTCCAACGTCCGGAGAGGATATTTTGGGTATAGGCAATGCCATAAAATTCTCTTTGTTCCTTTATACACTCTTTATCAAATCCATCCTTACATATCCTAGACACCTACTTCACCTGCTTTCTACTGTTAAGTACAAAAAAATGTACTACGTCATTTTTTATTGCCTACTTTAAAAAGATGGGAAATGATTTTATTCTAGTATATGTAACAGAAATACTCAATACGTTTTTACTATCGATTGAATATATATTTACCGTTTGATAAACATTTGATTATGTAACTTTAGCAAGAGTAATTCTTTTATATACAAATTCTTTAGGAGGAACAATCATGAGATTTGGAATTATCGGTGCAGGACCAATTGGGTCAATCATTTCTAAAAAATTAGTTAAGAATGGACATGATGTCAAAATTGCAGATGCACGAGGAATTGAACGTTTAGAAGGAAAAGAGTTTGCTGGAACAGCTGTACTTGTAGAGGATGCAATTAAAAATATTGAAGTTCTTATAATATCTCTCCCTATAAAGGCACTGCCAAGCATTCGGAACATTATCGATCAAGTCGGGGAGGAAGTAATTATTGTAGATACTTCAAATTATTATCCTTTTAGAGACGGTAAAATTGAAGAAATAGAGAACGGGATGGTTGAAAGTGTTTGGGTTTCAAATCAATTTGGCAGACCTATCATAAAAGCTTTCAACAACTTATTAGCCTACACTTTAGAACATGAAGGAAAATCCGAGGATTCTAGTGGACGAATCACAATGGCAGTTGCTGGTAATAACCAATCACAAAAACAAGTAGTCATGGACATAGTATCCGATCTAGGCTTCGACGCAGTAGATAATGGTTCTTTAACTGACTCTTGGAGACAACAGCCAGGAACTCCTGCTTACTGCACAGAGCTAACAAAAAATGATCTTAAGGAAGCGTTGAAAAAGGCAAATAAAGAAAAAGCACCATTACTACGAGACAAGGTGATGGAACGGTTTGCAGAGCTCTTTGCAGAAAAAAAGCAAGGGGAATTATCACATAAGGATATTGTAAATATAAACAGAGAAATATACAATTCGTAAAAACAAAGGTGCGCTCATTAAAGCGTACCTTTTTGTATACCACCCCGATTGGCTAAAATATTTTCTTTCATAAAGCATCTAAATTAGGAGTTCTTTATTGCGCAGTATACGTCAAATACGAAAAACGATCACTAAAAAAGTGATCGCCTTAAAACTTTTATATAGTTACCAGTATATTTGTACTGCGCAACAAATAGATCTGTTGTTTTTCATTTTTCTTGTTAAACATAATCCCCCCGTTAGCACAAGAAGATTATGTTTGTATCTTTAACTTTCCCCTTTTATTATCAGGCTGTTTTAACCAATAACAAACACCCTTACCTGCTAATGGCTCATCATTGTATCTTGGTATAACGTGAAAATGACAATGGAATATTTCTTGGTTTGAGACCTTTCCAGCATTCCAACCAAGTGTGTATCCATCAGGAGAGTATTTACCATCCAGTATTTCTTCCACATAGGTTTGGCTATTTTATCTCAATTGTTTCAAATTTGGGATTCTTTAGTTCTTTACTAATGTCCATTAATTCTATCCCCTTCTTATTCATCTCAACGAACTCAGCTCGTTACTTCAATAAAACAGCCACTTATCCTGCTTAGATCAGTAGCTGCTCTTCTTTCATTAAGTACACTATTCACAATTTATCTTGCAATTGATGTAAAAACGATATTACCCTTTAAATGATACCCCTTCTTCTACTAAACGACCCTATACTTTAAGTGAAAATCTTCACAAAGTCCTCTAAATTAGAAGTATGCTTAATTCGCAGTATGTGTCAAATACGAAAGGCGACCACTTTTATAATGATCGCCTTAGTTCATTATTATCTTGGTTACAAGTATTCTTGTACTACGCATTAAACGAAAATTTTCTTATTAGACCTGATCCGGTTTGTGGTAACTTGAGTAGGAATGTGATAGGATTTATATAATTCTAAATATTTAAATTTTTGAATTTTTAATCTTAATAGGAAAGGACGACTGAGATTACAAATGATTATTGATTGCCATTTCCATGTTGATGAAACGATGTTAGCGCTAGAAAAAATGATTGAAGAGATGGATAAAAACAATGTTGAGAAAACCGCATTAATTCCACCTTTTAATGAAACCATGTATGAAAAAGAAAGTACATACCAGGATAACCTACACCGCTTATTCCGCTTTTTTATCATGAATTTCCCCAAAATAGGCTTTAAGATTTATGACGGATTAGTTAAAGATGGTTACTTTAAAGTAAATGGAAGCTTTAAGATACTTACCGAGCCAAATAATGACATTGTAGCAAATGCGATAAAACGCTATCCTGATCGTTTTCTAGGCTGGGCTGCCGTTAACCCAACTGTTCCAGAATCTGTAGAGACGTTAGAGACATACCTTAACCTAACTGGTTTTATTGGAGTAAAAGCCCATCCATTTATGCATAAGTATAGTATTAAAGAACTCGATTCCGTTGGAGCCTTATGCCAAAACAGAGACATCCCAATGATTATTCATCTATCTTCAGAACCAAATTCCTACAAATACTTACCTGACAAATATCCCAATCTCAAAGTTATTTATGCTCATGCAGGACTTCCTTTTTGGAAAAGCCTGTGGCAATATGCAAAGGAAAAACCCAATGTTTACGTGGACACATCAAGTGATTACCTTACCTCCTCTATCGTAAGAAATGTAGTTCAGGCACTTGGGTATCGCAAAGTATTGTATGGCTGCGATGGACCATATGGAATGAAAAAGTTTAATGAGTACGATTACTCGGATAAAAGAAGTTGGGTTGATTCTTTAGACATTCCAGGGGAACATAAGGAATTTATTCTAGGGAAGACTTTTATGGACTTAATTAAGAGGACTGACACCCGTTAATTTTAGTGAAATTCTTCACTAAGTCCTCTAAAACAGAAGTTGTTTATTGCGCAATAATCGTCAAATGAACAACAACTTATTGAATCAAATACTTTTTATGCTGCTCTCGCTTTCGCTCATGAGTAATCTTTGCATATCTAAGTGTCGTAACTGGTGAACTATGTCCTAAGAGCTCCTGAATCGCGACCAATTCAGCACGAGTTGTTTTCTTTATTTTTCGGTCCAAGCCTATTACAATTTTCATATTGAGGCTTTGAATTCCTTTATTTTTTGCATTAAACCCTAATAAATTTTTCAGAGATATCTATTTATTATGTCGTTTGTTAACTTCAATTGTAATGAACTCCGGCAAATAGCTGGGAGTACATCCTTTTGCTACTATTTCATCTTTGTAAAGACCCGTTTTCTCACCAAGTTTAATACAACGTACACGATTCTTTTCATCATAAACGCCTATCCAGCCTGCGGTGAAATTCATAGCCCATTGAACTTCCGGTTCTTCCTGCGTAATATTAGCTTCTAATGCAGATAGCAAGTATGCGGTGTTATCAGGCGGTGTTTGTCCAGTCCATCTCAATCGCCCTTGATAATACCAGAAAGCTCGCCTTTGAAGAGCAGAAGGACTATTTTCCCATGACTCCATCAATGCAATTTTTTTCTTGTCTTTGGTGAGCTGATTAGCCATTAACCAATCCATTAAGTTATTTCGCTCATCAAAAGTGTGAGTCTGCATATCCTTATCAAGCTTATTTAGCACATCTTGTGAAAGAAGTTTTTTGTCCATAATTAAGATTGCTAATAGTCTGGGCAAAAACTCTTCGGTTGACCAAAGTTCCATAGCTAGTTCGTGATCTTTTTTAATGTCCTTCGCGATTTTTCGTAAGTCGCCTAGCTTAGTTTTACTATTGATCTGAGCTAGAATGTTTTCTACTTTTGAAGAGCGTTTTATTTCTATATCTTTTTTTTCATCCATTTTAGACAACTCCTTTATTAAAGCACTGTTTCATAATATGTCCTTGACGGGATATATCAAGAACTTAATTTCGTTATAAGTCTTATTGCAGTGGTGTGTCTCCAAAGTTAATATTGTAGTATATATCGTATTAAAGCTTTCTCCATCTATAATAGAAGAGCAACCATCTTTAATATAATAATAACATTTACTTCCTTTTAATTGGATACGAAAAGAGCATTCCTTTTTAAAGAAACGCACCCGTTAGTTAAACAATATCTTAAATTCATTCCTATTCGATCATTTAGCTATATTAATCATCTGTTCTTCTGTCAGTGTTAAACTATCCATTTCTAAGTAAGGATCTTTTTGAACCCAACGCAAAATTCCACCAACAGGATTTTCGTTATTTTTTGAAGCTTTAAATGCTGAAAAATACCCCTTATAGCCATTTATATTTACTGCCTTATCATTCACCATATTTTCCGAATGACCAAAAGCTTTCTTTTCGCCAATTCCAAACATTAAACGTTTATTATTTTTCTCCATATAATGGAGCCTGAAATCCGTTATATATTCTTTCTCATTCCAAGGGTATGTTTTGTGATGTTCAGAGTCCAATCGGTCGGTATTCCTTGAGGAGCAAGGACCTTAAAATCAATTTTCTTCTTCAACTTTGGAATGGAGATTGTATTGTGATTATATAAAATAGCTTTTATCTTCTTTTTCTATATACAAATCCAAAAAAGTCCCATATGAGTATTCGTTACTCCAAATCCTTATATATCTTATTCTTTCCAATCCTTTAAATCAGTATATATACAATTATGAATAATTGTTATCCTCGTGCACCGACTGAATGAGGGTTATTTTTTCCTTTGACCGATTAATGATTAGATGTACGACCATTAAAAGAAATGCGGTACTAACCAGTATACTTGGAATGATGAAAATACGAGGTTGGTAGCCGGACATTAGAAATGGTAGCAAATAGCCAATCAAAGCAGCTGTCTGGGATAAGAAAACGTATAAACTTGATCCAAATCCAATGCGTGTATTAAACATACGCTGTACATACCCCATTGCAACCCCATACAAAACAGAGACGAAAAAGGAATATAGGGGCTGTACGAGAAAAAATACCCAAAGTGGCGGATTTATAGAGTACACTAAATAAGTCGTTAGAGCACATAAACTGCTGATAATGATGACAATTTTACTCCCGAATTTGTTTGCCCAATATCCTGCAGCCGTCATAAACATTAATTCAAAAACGGCCTGAACACTCCACAAGTAGGACATTAACTGAGGTTCTTCAAACAATTGTACAACAACGAGAGGCAAATAAAGCCCCCTTAATGCGTCGGCACATGCAAGCAAAAGTAGAGCAAATAGCATAACAAGAGAGAATGATTCACTTTTATCACTAGATAAGGGTGCTGGTGCCTCATGCTCTTTGTAAAATAAAAGAACAACAAATAATGTAGCGTATCCTAAAAAATTCCCCCAAAGAACACTTTTGAAATCACCGAATATAAATAAATTCGCTCCTATTAGCAATCCAGTAAAAAAACCTACACTTAACGTAGCACGAAGCCAGATTTGAGCCATTTCATAAATATAAGGAGCAA encodes:
- a CDS encoding MFS transporter; its protein translation is MVVITDFKQFLKIKSSWILLVGMFLYGIGTGILAPMNAVYMRNGIGLSKFEIASIFSISLLLNMITTIGIGIISDKIKRKKPLPIFACILCMTGLLIYINASTYMVTLIGMVFAVAPSGLIMGQFFAMARNHFMTLAPYIYEMAQIWLRATLSVGFFTGLLIGANLFIFGDFKSVLWGNFLGYATLFVVLLFYKEHEAPAPLSSDKSESFSLVMLFALLLLACADALRGLYLPLVVVQLFEEPQLMSYLWSVQAVFELMFMTAAGYWANKFGSKIVIIISSLCALTTYLVYSINPPLWVFFLVQPLYSFFVSVLYGVAMGYVQRMFNTRIGFGSSLYVFLSQTAALIGYLLPFLMSGYQPRIFIIPSILVSTAFLLMVVHLIINRSKEKITLIQSVHEDNNYS